A single window of Syntrophotalea acetylenica DNA harbors:
- the thyX gene encoding FAD-dependent thymidylate synthase has product MILVTPSVEVLHITERPLHLIEAAGRTCYKSQAHPITITTAGQFAQMLVRRGHESVLEHAHATLRIVCDRGVSHEIVRHRLASYSQESTRYCDYTRGHVTFIIPPWVDVDPDVVDMTVPDADAGLALLAQQPQDYGWLLACSYAEQTYRSLRQDGWTPEQARTVLPNSLKTEIVMTANLRQWRHFFTLRTAPAAHPQMRELADLALAALREQIPVVFDDIEAGHGSR; this is encoded by the coding sequence ATGATCCTGGTCACGCCATCGGTCGAGGTCCTACACATCACAGAACGTCCCCTGCACCTCATCGAGGCCGCCGGGCGCACCTGCTACAAAAGCCAAGCCCATCCGATCACCATCACCACCGCCGGCCAGTTCGCGCAGATGCTGGTCCGGCGTGGCCACGAGTCGGTCCTCGAACACGCCCACGCCACCCTGCGCATCGTCTGCGATCGCGGCGTGTCCCACGAGATCGTCCGCCACCGTCTGGCCAGCTACAGCCAGGAGAGCACCCGGTATTGCGATTACACCAGAGGTCACGTGACATTTATCATCCCGCCGTGGGTGGATGTTGATCCTGACGTTGTCGATATGACTGTTCCGGACGCCGATGCGGGGCTAGCCCTCTTGGCGCAGCAGCCGCAGGATTATGGCTGGCTGCTGGCGTGCTCTTATGCGGAGCAAACGTATCGATCCCTGCGCCAGGACGGATGGACGCCCGAGCAGGCCCGCACCGTGCTGCCCAACAGCCTCAAAACCGAGATTGTCATGACGGCCAACCTGCGCCAGTGGCGGCATTTTTTTACGTTGCGCACCGCCCCGGCGGCCCATCCCCAGATGCGCGAGTTGGCCGACTTGGCCCTGGCCGCCCTGCGCGAGCAAATCCCCGTAGTGTTTGACGACATCGAGGCCGGCCATGGCTCCCGATGA